One window of Acidobacteriaceae bacterium genomic DNA carries:
- a CDS encoding alcohol dehydrogenase catalytic domain-containing protein, with protein sequence MYATMKAAVLRGKEDLRVEQVPLPQAGAGELVVRVDAALTCGTDLKVFRRGYHAKMLTKDRLFGHEVAGTVAEVGEGVAEFKVGERVLPMNSAPCDACFYCEQGQQNLCDDLLFNNGAYAEYIRVPERIVRKNTLRIPDGMRAEHAALTEPLACVVRGLEESNAKAGQTAIVLGAGPIGLLFIHAAAIEGLHVIAVVKRTDQVQTAKLFGAEHVVRISDVEDPVAAAKALTPDGRGADLVFEAVATPEAWEWAVQMVRKGGVVNWFGGPPAGTEVKLDTNLIHYSDLTLKASFHHTPGTVRRAFEMIASGQFNADAFLTGTASLEDVPQVFERMLTRPAEGTAPEIKTVIYPHRRGTEMTSANATELVGERR encoded by the coding sequence ATGTACGCCACGATGAAGGCCGCCGTTCTGCGTGGGAAAGAGGACCTGCGGGTGGAGCAGGTGCCGCTGCCGCAAGCCGGTGCCGGGGAGCTGGTGGTGCGGGTCGATGCGGCGCTGACCTGCGGTACGGACCTGAAGGTGTTTCGGCGGGGATATCACGCGAAGATGCTGACGAAGGATCGGCTCTTCGGGCACGAGGTTGCCGGCACCGTCGCTGAGGTGGGTGAGGGTGTTGCGGAGTTCAAGGTGGGCGAGCGCGTGCTTCCGATGAACTCTGCACCGTGTGATGCCTGCTTCTATTGCGAGCAGGGGCAACAGAATCTGTGCGACGATTTGCTGTTCAACAACGGAGCTTATGCGGAGTACATACGCGTTCCGGAACGGATTGTGCGGAAGAATACGTTGCGGATTCCGGACGGAATGCGCGCGGAGCATGCGGCGCTGACGGAGCCGCTGGCGTGTGTGGTGCGCGGGCTTGAGGAGTCAAATGCAAAGGCGGGCCAGACGGCGATTGTGCTGGGCGCGGGACCGATCGGATTGCTGTTTATTCATGCGGCGGCGATTGAAGGGCTCCACGTGATTGCAGTGGTGAAGCGCACGGACCAGGTGCAGACGGCGAAGCTCTTCGGCGCGGAGCATGTGGTGCGCATTTCGGATGTGGAGGATCCTGTCGCAGCCGCGAAGGCATTGACGCCCGATGGCCGTGGAGCGGACCTGGTGTTTGAGGCCGTGGCGACTCCGGAGGCGTGGGAATGGGCCGTGCAGATGGTTCGCAAAGGCGGGGTGGTGAACTGGTTTGGCGGGCCGCCGGCGGGCACGGAGGTGAAGCTGGACACGAACCTGATTCACTACAGCGACCTGACGCTGAAGGCGAGCTTTCATCACACGCCTGGCACGGTGCGGCGCGCGTTCGAGATGATTGCGTCGGGCCAGTTCAATGCGGATGCGTTCCTGACGGGAACAGCGTCGCTGGAGGATGTGCCGCAGGTGTTTGAACGGATGCTGACGCGGCCGGCCGAGGGAACGGCGCCGGAGATTAAGACGGTGATCTATCCACATCGGCGTGGGACAGAGATGACGAGTGCGAACGCGACGGAGCTTGTGGGAGAGCGGCGATGA
- a CDS encoding 6-phosphofructokinase, whose product MRIGMLTGGGDCPGLNAVIRAAVRKGINHYGDEFVGFLEGWRGVIDDKTMPLDLQTTSGILHRGGTILRSSRTNVKKVEGGFEKCLANIKKHNLDALIALGGDDTQSISVELIERGVPCVGVPKTIDNDLSGTDVCFGFDTAVTIATEAVDRLHSTTEAHSRCQVVEVMGRDAGWIAITVGIAGGADVILTPERPIDMDRVVALLKKRWESGKRFAIVVVAEGAQLPHVEGQISAGSKVDSFGHVRLSGIGQALAEEIEKRTGYETRSVNLGHTQRGGTPSAYDRMLATRYGVAAIDLVHAGKFGRLVVLKGTQISDIPLKDAIAKTRTVGEDLFAVQESLEPKL is encoded by the coding sequence ATGCGGATTGGAATGCTTACCGGAGGCGGCGATTGCCCCGGCCTCAACGCCGTTATTCGCGCCGCCGTGCGCAAAGGTATCAACCACTACGGAGACGAGTTCGTAGGCTTCCTTGAAGGCTGGCGCGGCGTCATCGACGACAAAACCATGCCGCTCGATCTCCAGACCACCAGCGGCATTCTGCACCGCGGCGGCACCATCCTTCGCTCCTCGCGCACCAACGTGAAAAAGGTTGAAGGCGGCTTTGAGAAGTGCCTCGCCAACATCAAGAAGCACAATCTCGACGCGCTGATCGCCCTCGGCGGCGACGACACGCAATCCATCTCCGTCGAGCTCATCGAGCGCGGTGTGCCCTGCGTCGGCGTCCCCAAGACCATCGACAACGATCTCTCCGGCACCGACGTCTGCTTCGGCTTCGACACCGCCGTCACCATCGCTACCGAGGCCGTCGACCGCCTGCACTCCACCACCGAAGCCCACTCACGCTGCCAGGTCGTCGAGGTAATGGGCCGCGACGCCGGCTGGATCGCCATCACCGTCGGCATCGCCGGCGGCGCCGACGTCATCCTCACTCCGGAGCGACCCATCGACATGGACCGCGTCGTCGCACTGCTCAAGAAGCGCTGGGAGTCCGGCAAGCGATTCGCTATCGTCGTCGTCGCCGAAGGTGCACAGCTCCCGCACGTCGAAGGACAGATCTCCGCCGGCAGCAAGGTCGATTCCTTCGGCCACGTCCGTCTCTCCGGCATCGGTCAGGCGCTCGCCGAAGAGATCGAGAAGCGCACCGGCTACGAGACACGCTCCGTCAACCTTGGCCATACGCAGCGCGGTGGCACACCCTCTGCCTATGACCGCATGCTCGCCACGCGCTACGGTGTCGCCGCCATCGACCTCGTCCACGCCGGCAAGTTCGGCCGTCTCGTTGTCCTCAAAGGCACGCAGATCTCCGACATTCCCCTCAAGGACGCTATCGCCAAAACGCGCACCGTCGGCGAGGACCTCTTCGCCGTTCAGGAGTCCCTCGAACCGAAGCTCTAG
- a CDS encoding EamA family transporter — MTHSSAIVRSWSCIVFVAALAISGECLIAAAMRRLGDLDALRTGTGLRSYLGPIRAVLSSPVFLIGALCMALNFFAMLFTLSLIDLSLAAPAIGSLTYVGNAIAAKLFLHENVDRRRWLATSFLAVGVVLVSR; from the coding sequence ATGACGCACAGCTCCGCAATCGTCCGTTCCTGGTCCTGCATCGTCTTCGTCGCGGCGCTCGCCATCTCCGGCGAATGCCTCATCGCCGCCGCCATGCGCCGCCTCGGCGACCTCGACGCGCTCCGCACCGGCACCGGGCTGCGCAGCTACCTCGGCCCCATCCGCGCCGTGCTCTCCTCGCCTGTCTTCCTCATCGGTGCGCTCTGCATGGCGCTCAACTTCTTCGCCATGCTCTTCACCCTCTCGCTGATCGACCTCTCGCTAGCCGCTCCTGCCATCGGCTCACTCACCTACGTCGGCAACGCCATCGCCGCCAAGCTCTTTCTGCATGAAAACGTCGACCGCCGCCGCTGGCTCGCCACCAGCTTCCTCGCCGTCGGCGTTGTCTTGGTCTCGCGATAA
- a CDS encoding phytoene/squalene synthase family protein, whose protein sequence is MKTEGKGLPPSELELAYATCREIARREAKNFYWAFRVLPQHKSDAMCAVYAFMRKADDLADDERMTIDERREAMEEWTEAWRASRAKPHGIAAEDPVFRALNDTQRRFGISDELLEKLVQGTTLDLQETQPGVEVVRSIRITEGGHSANSFQVYTTFEDLYRYCYLVASVVGLVCIRIFGYTDERAEHYAEHVGIAFQLTNILRDIKEDAERGRVYLPMAELKHEGVHLEDLLLATRGVVITQEMVDLVKREVKRAGVFYRDANELIPLLDADSQPAMRVLVSIYEGLLDKISAKPEAVFRKRVSVPTVTKLAILGRGLLEAWRLRRRQA, encoded by the coding sequence ATGAAGACTGAAGGGAAGGGGCTTCCGCCATCGGAGCTGGAGCTGGCGTATGCGACGTGCCGCGAGATTGCCAGGCGCGAAGCAAAGAATTTTTATTGGGCTTTTCGGGTGCTGCCGCAGCATAAGTCCGACGCGATGTGCGCGGTCTATGCGTTCATGCGCAAGGCGGACGACCTTGCGGATGATGAGCGGATGACGATTGATGAGCGCCGCGAGGCGATGGAGGAGTGGACGGAGGCATGGCGGGCCTCGCGTGCGAAGCCGCATGGCATTGCGGCGGAAGATCCGGTATTTCGCGCGCTGAACGATACGCAGCGCAGGTTTGGGATCAGCGATGAGCTGCTGGAAAAGCTGGTGCAGGGGACGACGCTCGATCTGCAGGAGACGCAGCCGGGGGTGGAAGTGGTGCGGTCGATTCGGATCACCGAAGGCGGACACTCGGCGAACAGCTTTCAGGTGTACACGACGTTTGAGGATCTGTACCGCTACTGCTACCTGGTGGCGTCGGTGGTGGGGCTGGTTTGCATTCGGATTTTTGGGTATACGGATGAGCGCGCGGAACATTATGCGGAACATGTGGGGATTGCGTTTCAGCTGACGAATATTTTGCGCGACATAAAAGAGGATGCGGAGCGCGGGCGCGTGTATCTGCCGATGGCGGAGTTGAAGCACGAAGGCGTGCATCTGGAAGATCTGTTGCTGGCGACGCGCGGTGTGGTGATCACGCAGGAGATGGTGGATCTGGTGAAGCGCGAGGTAAAGCGCGCGGGCGTGTTTTATCGGGATGCAAATGAGCTGATTCCGCTGCTTGATGCGGATTCGCAGCCGGCCATGCGAGTGCTGGTGTCGATTTATGAGGGGCTGCTGGATAAGATTTCGGCGAAGCCGGAGGCAGTGTTTCGGAAGCGTGTGTCGGTTCCGACAGTGACGAAACTGGCGATCCTGGGACGCGGATTGTTAGAGGCGTGGCGGCTGCGGAGAAGGCAGGCGTGA
- the hpnE gene encoding hydroxysqualene dehydroxylase HpnE yields the protein MSGNLAAGAAADVIVVGAGVAGLAAAVALSGVGARVVLLERKPYVGGRAYSYLHPALNEVIDSQHVLLGCCTNLIDLCRLAGVERKIRWYDAIPFLEPARNGGEARRSEIVPGGLPAPAHSAMSFLGAPMLSARDKAGIARGLMEFMRGIPGADDEAFSEWVKRTGQTQGAVKHFWEPIIVSTLNDTFERTSTRYAAKVIYVSLLKSAEGGRLGVPAEPLSEFYAAMAELAARQGAEVRLRASVERIERVGDVWRATMSDGAVVSAKAIVLALPFEQVQRLLATIAEPSAEQRTMMEGFAHFVHSPITTIHLWLDREVTEIEQAALLDTRIQWMFNKSRIRRSGAGEHYYELVISASHAELKKTREEILTSGIEEFRRFFPAMRAAKVLRAGVLKEARATFSVTPGLERFRPEADACGDGLYLAGDWTKTDWPSTMESAARSGRMAAERVARAAGGKQQFLTPELPVRGLMRMLAR from the coding sequence GTGAGCGGCAATTTGGCCGCAGGCGCCGCGGCAGATGTAATCGTGGTGGGTGCGGGTGTTGCTGGACTTGCGGCGGCCGTGGCGCTGAGCGGAGTGGGTGCTCGGGTGGTGCTGCTGGAGCGCAAGCCTTATGTGGGTGGACGAGCGTATTCGTATCTGCATCCGGCGTTGAATGAGGTGATCGATTCGCAGCATGTGCTGCTGGGTTGCTGCACGAATTTGATTGATCTGTGCAGGCTGGCGGGTGTGGAGCGGAAGATCCGGTGGTATGACGCGATTCCGTTTCTCGAGCCGGCGCGCAATGGTGGCGAGGCGCGGAGAAGCGAGATTGTTCCGGGAGGGTTGCCGGCGCCGGCGCATTCCGCGATGAGCTTTCTGGGCGCGCCGATGTTGAGTGCGCGGGACAAGGCGGGGATTGCGCGCGGGTTGATGGAGTTCATGCGCGGGATTCCTGGCGCGGATGATGAGGCGTTCTCGGAGTGGGTGAAGAGGACGGGGCAGACCCAAGGTGCGGTGAAGCACTTCTGGGAGCCGATCATTGTCAGCACACTCAACGATACGTTCGAGAGGACGTCGACGCGGTATGCGGCGAAGGTGATCTACGTGTCGCTGCTGAAGTCGGCGGAGGGCGGAAGGTTGGGTGTGCCGGCGGAGCCGCTGTCGGAGTTCTATGCGGCGATGGCGGAGTTGGCGGCGCGGCAAGGAGCTGAGGTGCGGCTGCGGGCGAGTGTGGAGCGGATTGAGCGTGTGGGTGATGTTTGGCGCGCGACGATGAGTGATGGTGCGGTTGTTTCGGCGAAGGCGATCGTGCTGGCGTTGCCGTTCGAACAGGTGCAGAGGCTGTTGGCGACAATTGCGGAGCCGAGTGCGGAGCAGCGGACGATGATGGAGGGCTTTGCGCATTTTGTGCACTCGCCGATTACGACGATTCATCTGTGGCTGGACCGCGAGGTGACGGAGATTGAACAGGCGGCGTTGCTGGATACGCGGATTCAGTGGATGTTCAATAAGTCTCGAATTCGGCGGAGTGGCGCGGGCGAGCACTATTACGAACTGGTGATCAGTGCGTCGCATGCGGAGTTGAAGAAGACGCGCGAGGAGATTCTGACGTCTGGCATTGAGGAGTTCCGGAGATTCTTTCCGGCGATGCGTGCAGCGAAAGTTTTGCGTGCGGGTGTGTTGAAGGAAGCAAGAGCTACTTTCTCGGTGACGCCGGGGCTGGAGCGGTTTCGTCCTGAGGCGGATGCGTGCGGGGATGGGCTTTATCTTGCCGGCGATTGGACGAAGACGGATTGGCCCTCGACGATGGAGAGCGCGGCGCGGAGTGGGAGGATGGCGGCGGAGAGAGTGGCGAGAGCAGCAGGTGGAAAGCAGCAGTTCCTGACGCCGGAGCTGCCGGTGCGTGGGTTGATGCGGATGTTGGCTCGTTGA
- a CDS encoding PEP-CTERM sorting domain-containing protein (PEP-CTERM proteins occur, often in large numbers, in the proteomes of bacteria that also encode an exosortase, a predicted intramembrane cysteine proteinase. The presence of a PEP-CTERM domain at a protein's C-terminus predicts cleavage within the sorting domain, followed by covalent anchoring to some some component of the (usually Gram-negative) cell surface. Many PEP-CTERM proteins exhibit an unusual sequence composition that includes large numbers of potential glycosylation sites. Expression of one such protein has been shown restore the ability of a bacterium to form floc, a type of biofilm.) — MRRSVLMQVAVALASVGIAAAAAHASTIPAGNYDLTGVTVDGFQLTGSVTLNGSGIVDAANITLNDSALRNPVFTEVNSAGGPTGYSPTADYAYISDPGMGQLALYYLPTLDGSGDVDLCILSANDCNSYQASYMQIYRGSTFGYNPVGLGSGALDSAPVASSVTPEPMSLALLGTALIWFVSVNRPRSRRRRL; from the coding sequence ATGCGTCGATCCGTATTGATGCAGGTTGCGGTTGCGCTGGCGAGCGTGGGAATCGCAGCCGCGGCCGCGCATGCGAGCACGATTCCTGCGGGTAACTATGACCTGACCGGCGTGACGGTGGATGGATTTCAGCTTACGGGTTCGGTGACGCTGAATGGGAGCGGGATCGTGGATGCGGCGAACATCACGCTGAACGATTCGGCGCTGAGGAATCCGGTGTTCACGGAGGTGAACTCCGCGGGTGGGCCAACGGGCTACAGCCCGACGGCAGACTATGCGTACATCAGCGACCCGGGCATGGGGCAGTTGGCGCTGTATTACCTGCCGACGCTGGACGGCTCCGGAGATGTGGATCTCTGCATTCTCAGCGCGAACGATTGCAACAGCTACCAGGCGTCGTACATGCAGATTTATCGCGGGTCGACGTTCGGGTACAACCCAGTAGGTCTGGGCAGCGGAGCTTTAGATAGTGCTCCGGTGGCGAGTTCCGTAACGCCGGAGCCGATGTCGCTGGCACTGCTCGGAACCGCCTTGATCTGGTTTGTATCCGTTAATCGGCCTAGATCACGACGGCGAAGGCTATAG
- a CDS encoding FecR domain-containing protein: MSSTRCSRLIALLIASALTLTAQLAAQSPPQQTDEAPPASHVRLPEIVRLSFAEGDVRISRGKHDAKLTGNTWEHAVAGIPLQSGFSLATGADGRAEIEFEDTSTLYLAPNSALTFSDLTTRDGVPHTTLALLSGTITTHLDPNVPGEQYLIETATHSLDVNYGDQSYMRITGFLDGMQVTPMTNQKLVNGHLSIAGAKGESYNLVGLHLVPTVIPSTPATTAWDSWVADRITTRTAAMDAVMKQAGLSTPVPGLADLAGKGTFTSCAPYGTCWEPNDGWTRQTSAATTSVEPLPEAQSSTGGLAATAQTAPKPRLAPALLYSDLDNFPCNPQLYWYQRLYGLYNIDDLYPYDWAVCHAGYWIYANHRYHWVVGTHKHHHCPVHWVKYQGKLGYVPVHPRDQRGQPPVNLRHGVYRLTDKPNQPIERVALSGRSQPKLLDSTPKEFRSPAAPLLARVDSPQLAVHMMHEPTPAIGSASTRVIASTLQFNTRSDRFMLATRVTDGGHTHTYTESMTDRGGHIPSPSGGGNHGAAASGFRGGASGGGHSGGGFSGGGSHSGGGSSGGGGGHSGGGSSGGSSSGKSSGGGSHR; encoded by the coding sequence ATGAGTTCCACTCGTTGCTCTCGTCTCATTGCACTCCTCATCGCCTCAGCTCTCACCCTTACAGCCCAATTGGCCGCCCAGTCGCCTCCGCAGCAAACGGACGAAGCTCCTCCCGCCTCGCACGTCAGGCTTCCCGAGATCGTCCGCCTCAGCTTCGCCGAAGGCGACGTTCGCATCTCCCGCGGCAAGCACGACGCAAAACTTACCGGCAACACATGGGAGCACGCCGTCGCGGGTATCCCGCTCCAGTCCGGCTTCTCGCTGGCCACCGGGGCCGACGGGCGCGCCGAGATCGAGTTCGAGGACACTTCAACCCTCTACCTCGCGCCAAATTCAGCTCTCACCTTTTCTGACCTCACCACTCGCGACGGCGTCCCGCACACGACGCTCGCGCTGCTCTCCGGCACGATCACCACCCATCTCGACCCCAACGTTCCCGGCGAGCAATACCTCATCGAGACCGCCACTCACAGCCTCGACGTGAATTATGGCGATCAGAGCTACATGCGAATCACCGGCTTCCTTGATGGCATGCAGGTCACGCCGATGACCAACCAGAAGCTCGTCAATGGTCACCTCAGCATCGCGGGAGCGAAAGGCGAGAGCTACAACCTTGTCGGCCTGCACCTCGTCCCCACCGTCATTCCATCCACACCGGCCACCACGGCGTGGGACTCCTGGGTAGCCGACCGCATCACCACTCGGACCGCCGCCATGGACGCCGTGATGAAGCAGGCCGGCCTCAGCACACCCGTTCCCGGTCTCGCCGACCTCGCCGGCAAAGGCACCTTCACCTCTTGCGCCCCTTATGGCACATGCTGGGAACCGAACGACGGCTGGACCCGCCAAACCTCCGCCGCCACCACATCTGTCGAGCCCTTACCCGAAGCGCAATCCTCTACCGGCGGCCTCGCGGCAACCGCGCAAACCGCACCCAAACCACGGCTCGCACCTGCGCTTCTCTATAGCGACCTCGATAACTTTCCCTGCAACCCGCAGCTCTACTGGTATCAGCGCCTCTACGGCCTCTACAACATCGACGACCTGTATCCCTACGACTGGGCCGTCTGTCACGCCGGCTACTGGATCTACGCCAACCACCGCTATCACTGGGTCGTCGGCACGCATAAGCACCACCACTGCCCCGTCCATTGGGTCAAATACCAAGGCAAGCTCGGCTACGTCCCCGTCCATCCGCGCGATCAACGCGGCCAGCCGCCGGTGAACCTCCGCCACGGCGTCTACAGACTGACCGACAAGCCGAACCAGCCGATCGAACGCGTCGCTCTTAGCGGCAGATCACAGCCCAAACTGCTCGATTCCACACCGAAGGAATTCCGCAGTCCGGCGGCCCCGCTGCTCGCACGCGTCGACTCCCCACAACTTGCCGTGCACATGATGCATGAGCCCACGCCAGCCATCGGCTCTGCTTCCACGCGCGTGATCGCCTCAACGCTCCAGTTCAACACCCGCTCCGACCGCTTCATGCTCGCCACCCGCGTCACCGACGGCGGCCACACCCACACCTACACAGAATCCATGACCGATCGCGGCGGTCACATTCCATCTCCATCCGGAGGGGGCAATCACGGCGCAGCCGCCAGTGGATTCCGCGGTGGCGCTTCCGGCGGCGGTCACTCCGGCGGCGGATTCAGCGGCGGCGGCAGCCATTCCGGAGGCGGATCCAGCGGCGGTGGTGGCGGACATAGTGGCGGAGGTTCCAGCGGCGGCTCGTCCTCGGGAAAATCATCCGGCGGCGGCAGTCACCGCTAA
- a CDS encoding EamA family transporter codes for MTHRLKASQYAILICIMLTASVGDTLLSRGMAQVGPVDLHHLGLLWHALFNPFVDIGIVLLIGFFASYMTALSWADLTFVMPATAFGYVVVALLSRFWLHEHLSIYRWIGILLITSAVGFVANSPSRTEHPDLNRMDSGVAL; via the coding sequence ATGACTCATCGCCTCAAAGCCTCTCAGTACGCCATCCTGATCTGCATCATGCTCACCGCCTCCGTCGGCGACACGCTCCTCTCGCGCGGCATGGCCCAGGTCGGTCCGGTCGACCTCCACCACCTCGGCCTCCTCTGGCACGCCCTCTTCAATCCCTTCGTCGATATCGGCATCGTCCTCCTCATCGGCTTCTTCGCCAGCTACATGACCGCGCTCTCCTGGGCCGACCTCACCTTCGTCATGCCCGCGACGGCCTTCGGCTACGTCGTCGTCGCGCTCCTCTCGCGCTTCTGGCTGCACGAACACCTCTCCATCTACCGCTGGATCGGCATTCTGCTCATCACCTCCGCCGTCGGCTTCGTCGCCAACTCCCCCTCACGCACCGAACACCCTGACCTCAACCGCATGGACTCCGGCGTCGCCCTCTAA
- the hpnC gene encoding squalene synthase HpnC yields the protein MSAQSQSVVHAFGELDGAPEIYLTPVERPSDEQALLWCKQLATTHYENFHVTTVFLPKKLRPHFYSVYAFCRTSDDLGDEVGDTKTATRLLAEWRAMLHECFEQPERSRHPVYVALQPTIKCCALPMQPFDDLITAFEQDQVYTKHASLKTLEEYSRYSANPVGRLVLLISGYRDEKLMRLSDEICTGLQLANFYQDVVTDWVDRDRRYLPADAMRRFGVTDEQIAARRFDANFRALMEFLVADARARLLRGAKIATMVERDLAATLSLFVKGGLSILDAIAAQDYDTLKSRPVVTKVAKMRLLGGALVGRVGAAVLPRRGSGPASGQGQAA from the coding sequence ATGAGTGCGCAGTCGCAGAGCGTGGTGCATGCGTTCGGAGAGCTGGACGGTGCGCCGGAGATTTATCTGACGCCGGTGGAGCGGCCGAGCGATGAGCAGGCACTGCTGTGGTGCAAGCAACTGGCGACGACGCACTACGAAAATTTTCATGTGACGACAGTGTTTCTGCCAAAGAAATTGCGGCCGCACTTTTACAGCGTGTATGCGTTCTGCAGGACGTCGGATGATCTGGGGGACGAAGTTGGCGACACAAAGACGGCGACGCGATTGCTGGCGGAGTGGCGCGCGATGCTGCATGAGTGCTTCGAACAGCCGGAGCGTTCAAGGCATCCGGTGTATGTGGCGCTGCAACCGACGATCAAGTGCTGCGCACTGCCAATGCAGCCGTTTGACGATTTGATTACGGCGTTTGAGCAGGACCAGGTTTATACGAAGCACGCGTCGCTGAAAACGCTTGAGGAATATTCGAGATATTCGGCGAATCCGGTGGGGAGGCTGGTGTTGTTGATCAGCGGGTATCGCGATGAAAAGCTGATGCGGCTGTCGGATGAAATCTGCACCGGACTGCAACTGGCGAACTTTTATCAGGATGTCGTGACGGACTGGGTGGACCGCGACCGACGGTATCTGCCGGCGGATGCAATGCGGCGATTTGGCGTGACGGATGAGCAGATTGCGGCGCGGCGGTTTGATGCGAACTTTCGCGCATTGATGGAGTTCCTTGTGGCGGATGCGCGAGCGCGGCTGCTGCGCGGCGCGAAGATCGCGACGATGGTTGAGCGCGATCTGGCGGCGACGCTGTCACTTTTCGTTAAGGGCGGGTTGTCGATTCTGGATGCAATTGCGGCGCAGGATTATGACACGCTGAAGTCGCGCCCGGTGGTGACGAAGGTGGCGAAGATGAGGCTGCTGGGTGGAGCGCTTGTGGGGCGAGTGGGTGCGGCGGTTCTGCCGCGAAGGGGATCGGGGCCGGCTTCGGGTCAGGGACAGGCTGCATGA
- the hpnJ gene encoding hopanoid biosynthesis associated radical SAM protein HpnJ, protein MPLKTLLLNPPSFENFDGGASSRWPATREIESYWYPVWLTYPAGMLEGSRLLDAPPHHISADEVIEISKDYEFLVLFTSTVGWAGDHGLARAIKAANPSIKITFVGPPVTTDPDRALNECEVIDFVCRREFDFSVVEYANGKPLNEILGISYRDASGKIQHNPDRPQVTPEQLDEMPWATEIYKRDLDVTKYNVPFLLHPYIALYSTRGCPAQCTFCLWPQTLSGHAWRKRSTDDVAAEMKWAKENFPHVKEFFFDDDTFNIQKARTIELCEKLKPLGITWSCTSRVTTDRDTLKAMKEAGCRLLIVGFESGDPQILKNIKKGATVERARDFVKDCHDLGLVIHADFILGLPGETKESIRNTINFAKSLDCETIQVSVAHAYPGTEFYDFAKRNDFITNENMQDGGGHQMAHIEYPGLPTEYVMEQVHRFYDEYYFRPKAAARVVWKAIVNRDVPRLYTEAKSFMKLRSQRNKAARAKAEEKAIKAQESVSMNA, encoded by the coding sequence ATGCCGCTCAAAACCCTGCTCCTGAACCCGCCCTCCTTTGAGAATTTTGATGGGGGCGCCAGCTCCCGGTGGCCTGCAACCCGTGAGATCGAGTCCTACTGGTACCCCGTCTGGCTCACCTATCCGGCGGGCATGCTGGAGGGTTCGCGGCTGCTTGACGCACCGCCCCACCACATCTCCGCAGACGAGGTCATTGAGATCTCGAAGGACTACGAGTTCCTGGTGCTCTTCACCTCGACCGTCGGCTGGGCCGGCGACCACGGACTTGCGCGCGCAATCAAGGCCGCGAATCCGTCCATCAAAATCACCTTCGTCGGGCCGCCGGTCACCACCGACCCCGACCGCGCTCTCAACGAGTGCGAAGTCATCGACTTCGTCTGCCGCCGCGAGTTCGACTTCTCCGTCGTGGAGTACGCCAACGGCAAGCCGCTGAACGAGATCCTCGGGATTTCCTACCGCGACGCCAGCGGAAAGATTCAGCACAACCCCGACCGTCCGCAGGTCACCCCCGAGCAGCTCGACGAGATGCCCTGGGCCACCGAAATCTACAAGCGCGATCTCGACGTCACGAAGTACAACGTGCCGTTCCTTCTGCACCCGTACATCGCGCTCTACTCTACGCGCGGCTGCCCGGCGCAGTGCACCTTCTGCCTCTGGCCCCAGACACTCTCCGGCCACGCCTGGCGCAAGCGCAGCACCGACGACGTTGCCGCCGAGATGAAGTGGGCCAAGGAAAACTTCCCCCACGTCAAAGAATTCTTCTTTGACGACGACACCTTCAACATCCAGAAGGCCCGCACCATCGAGCTCTGCGAGAAGCTGAAGCCGCTCGGCATCACCTGGTCCTGCACCTCGCGAGTCACCACTGACCGCGACACTCTGAAAGCCATGAAGGAAGCCGGCTGCCGGCTGCTCATCGTCGGCTTCGAGTCCGGCGACCCGCAGATCCTCAAGAACATCAAGAAGGGCGCCACCGTCGAGCGCGCGCGAGACTTCGTCAAGGACTGCCACGACCTCGGCCTGGTCATTCACGCCGACTTCATCCTTGGCCTTCCCGGCGAGACCAAAGAGTCGATCCGCAACACCATTAACTTTGCCAAGTCGCTCGACTGCGAGACCATCCAGGTCTCCGTCGCGCACGCCTACCCCGGCACCGAGTTCTACGACTTCGCCAAGCGCAACGACTTCATCACCAACGAAAACATGCAGGACGGCGGCGGGCACCAGATGGCCCACATCGAGTACCCCGGCCTTCCCACCGAGTACGTCATGGAGCAGGTCCACCGCTTCTACGACGAGTACTACTTCCGCCCCAAGGCTGCAGCGCGCGTAGTCTGGAAGGCCATTGTCAACCGTGACGTCCCCCGTCTCTACACCGAAGCCAAGTCCTTCATGAAGCTACGCTCGCAGCGCAACAAGGCTGCCCGCGCCAAGGCCGAAGAAAAGGCGATCAAGGCACAGGAATCCGTCAGCATGAACGCATAA